One segment of Sinorhizobium sp. BG8 DNA contains the following:
- a CDS encoding sulfite oxidase — translation MPTRQQPSLIVRQKSPDNIEFPFASLSDWLIPTELFFVRNHFPSPDLDARDWRLRVDGAVERPIELDLDSIKAMRSTTLTAVVECAGNGRVYYVPPREGLQWQNGAVGNAAWTGVPLREILEMAGVKQTAREVLLVGADSGVVDANKKTASPGPIAFARSLPLEKAMAPSTILAYSMNEQPLTRDHGYPLRAVVGGWFGMAWVKWITHITVVEQPFLGYWQARDYFRWERSLGEPTLVPLTEMEVKAQIARPVQGAHLIVGQPYRIFGAAWSGEAAIRQVQVCTGDGRGWREGRLLETERPFAWRLWEYMWTPEEVGRYILRCRAIDGAGRVQPELQRSDCESYAANWIIPVDLTVVPEPQTYEAEFVI, via the coding sequence ATGCCGACACGACAGCAACCCAGTCTGATAGTGCGACAGAAATCCCCGGACAACATCGAGTTTCCGTTTGCGTCGCTCTCCGATTGGCTGATCCCGACCGAGCTGTTCTTCGTGCGAAACCATTTCCCGTCGCCGGATCTCGATGCGCGAGACTGGAGATTGCGCGTTGACGGGGCGGTGGAGCGGCCGATCGAACTTGATCTCGACAGCATAAAGGCGATGCGGAGCACGACTTTGACCGCCGTCGTCGAGTGCGCAGGGAACGGGCGCGTCTACTATGTGCCGCCGAGGGAGGGGTTGCAGTGGCAGAATGGAGCCGTCGGCAATGCCGCGTGGACAGGTGTCCCTCTGCGCGAGATTTTGGAGATGGCGGGCGTCAAGCAAACCGCACGTGAGGTTCTGCTCGTAGGTGCCGACAGCGGCGTCGTCGATGCGAACAAGAAAACGGCTTCTCCCGGCCCCATCGCTTTTGCGCGCAGCTTACCGCTTGAGAAGGCCATGGCTCCCAGCACGATCCTTGCCTATTCGATGAACGAGCAGCCGTTGACGCGCGATCACGGCTACCCGCTACGCGCGGTCGTGGGTGGCTGGTTCGGCATGGCCTGGGTCAAGTGGATCACGCATATCACGGTTGTGGAGCAACCGTTCCTTGGCTACTGGCAGGCGCGCGACTATTTCCGTTGGGAGCGCAGCCTCGGGGAACCCACGCTGGTCCCCCTTACGGAGATGGAGGTCAAAGCGCAGATCGCGCGTCCCGTACAGGGCGCGCATCTCATCGTCGGCCAACCGTACCGGATCTTCGGAGCCGCCTGGAGCGGAGAGGCTGCCATCCGGCAGGTGCAGGTCTGCACCGGAGATGGCAGGGGCTGGCGCGAGGGAAGGCTCCTCGAAACAGAACGTCCCTTTGCATGGCGCTTGTGGGAGTACATGTGGACCCCTGAAGAAGTGGGCCGATATATACTGCGATGTCGCGCGATCGATGGGGCGGGACGCGTACAGCCCGAGCTCCAGCGGTCCGACTGCGAGAGCTACGCGGCCAACTGGATCATTCCGGTGGACCTTACGGTCGTTCCCGAGCCACAGACGTACGAGGCAGAATTCGTGATCTAG
- a CDS encoding alpha/beta family hydrolase, translating to MSDRFLITGAGDAPCTILLAHGAGGAMDSGSMTAASTALASAGFRVVRFEFSYMAARRLEGSRKPPPRAETLIPEYRAAVAELGGTGPLVIGGKSMGGRVASMLADELHGAGKIRGLLCLGYPFHPPGKPESLRTAHLENLETPALIVQGTRDEFGTRDEVASYSLSQKIRLLWLEDGDHDLKPRKKISGFSASDHLATMADCVKSWATELP from the coding sequence ATGAGCGACCGATTCCTGATCACCGGCGCGGGCGACGCCCCTTGCACGATTCTGCTCGCCCACGGCGCCGGCGGCGCCATGGACTCCGGCTCCATGACGGCTGCCAGCACGGCGCTTGCCTCGGCCGGCTTTCGCGTGGTCAGGTTCGAATTCTCCTACATGGCGGCGCGGCGGCTCGAAGGCAGCCGCAAGCCCCCGCCCCGGGCCGAAACGCTCATTCCGGAATACCGGGCGGCCGTCGCCGAGCTTGGCGGGACGGGCCCTCTCGTCATCGGCGGCAAGTCGATGGGCGGACGGGTCGCCAGCATGCTTGCCGACGAACTCCATGGGGCGGGAAAGATCCGCGGGCTGCTGTGTCTCGGCTATCCCTTTCACCCTCCCGGCAAGCCAGAAAGCCTCCGCACCGCCCATCTCGAAAACCTCGAGACGCCGGCGCTGATCGTCCAAGGGACCCGGGACGAGTTTGGCACCCGGGACGAAGTCGCGTCCTACAGCCTGTCTCAAAAAATCCGCCTGCTCTGGCTCGAGGACGGAGACCATGACCTGAAGCCCCGGAAGAAGATCTCCGGCTTCTCCGCATCCGATCATCTCGCCACAATGGCCGATTGCGTGAAGAGCTGGGCCACGGAGCTTCCCTAG
- a CDS encoding cupin domain-containing protein, which translates to MTISKDRTVAGPGFSRGKATVSKGDAGYRAEQGSDYLPGISAESVGSTALWLGIATIPPGRRTKAHVHERHETAFYMLSGEELELWSGDELQHRDVMHPGDYLYIPANVLHVAVNRGAQPAVFVGARNEPTAQESVVLYPEMDSRVP; encoded by the coding sequence ATGACGATTTCAAAAGACCGAACCGTTGCAGGTCCAGGCTTCTCTCGGGGCAAGGCCACGGTATCCAAAGGAGACGCAGGATACCGGGCCGAACAGGGGTCCGATTACCTCCCCGGCATTAGTGCGGAATCAGTCGGCTCAACCGCATTGTGGCTCGGCATCGCTACGATCCCGCCTGGGAGACGCACCAAGGCGCATGTGCATGAGCGCCACGAGACTGCCTTCTACATGTTGAGCGGTGAAGAGTTGGAGCTGTGGAGTGGCGATGAACTCCAGCACAGGGATGTGATGCATCCCGGAGACTATCTATACATCCCCGCCAACGTGTTGCACGTAGCCGTCAATCGGGGAGCCCAACCAGCCGTATTTGTCGGGGCGCGTAACGAGCCAACCGCACAGGAAAGCGTTGTTCTTTACCCTGAAATGGATTCCCGAGTGCCGTGA
- a CDS encoding winged helix-turn-helix domain-containing protein, whose product MADSVAPERFAFGAFILDMQRGELTCEGRRVAIGHKGLLLLHALVRASMQVVSKSALMEAAWPAAVVEESNLSVQIAALRKMLGPQPEGNEWIATVPRAGYRFAGRVNSLHPAAADAPEALPGSLENLGTPSIVVLPFANLSNDKEQAYLVDGITEDVITALTRFRWFRVIGRNSSFVYRNKSVNAKQVGQELGVGYVLEGSVRRSGGRLRVSTQLVETTSASQVWAERYDVELVEAFAVQDAIAERVAGAIEPELLKTASLPAAAQHTGNMTAWEIVRQGTWYFHHVGQQTHLAARELFRQACRLNPELAEAHLWLGRVSAGIVAYGWSEHPSEDIREGLNAAFAAVRLDEKNPYTHYALAICSAYSDAPEQAVLAAERAIEISPSFALGHLVLGMAELFRGNASSAIAPLEHGLMLNANDPQNFVWLNLLALAHLFAGDGTNALAAAVRAQKVRPAWRPVQETLACCYATVGRLAEARQSRELMSEMENPPGDALEPLRQRNPHWQERLAELLKQIPSEPLPTGAAHQELRQRTFD is encoded by the coding sequence ATGGCCGATAGCGTCGCGCCGGAACGGTTCGCGTTCGGGGCGTTCATCCTCGACATGCAGCGCGGCGAACTGACCTGTGAGGGGCGGCGGGTGGCAATTGGCCATAAAGGCTTGTTGTTGCTGCACGCGCTCGTGCGAGCGTCGATGCAGGTCGTGAGCAAGTCCGCGCTGATGGAAGCAGCCTGGCCCGCCGCTGTCGTTGAGGAAAGCAATCTCTCGGTTCAGATCGCTGCCTTACGCAAGATGCTGGGGCCCCAACCGGAGGGGAACGAGTGGATCGCCACCGTGCCTCGTGCGGGGTATCGTTTTGCCGGCCGGGTGAATAGCCTGCATCCCGCTGCCGCTGATGCGCCCGAGGCTTTGCCCGGTTCGCTCGAGAACCTCGGCACACCATCGATAGTGGTCCTGCCGTTCGCTAATTTGAGCAATGACAAGGAGCAGGCGTATCTGGTGGATGGTATCACCGAAGATGTGATCACTGCGCTCACGAGATTTCGGTGGTTTCGGGTCATCGGACGCAATTCAAGCTTCGTCTACAGGAACAAGTCCGTGAACGCCAAGCAGGTGGGCCAGGAACTGGGTGTCGGCTATGTGCTCGAAGGAAGTGTGCGCCGCTCTGGCGGTCGCCTTCGGGTCTCCACTCAACTGGTCGAGACCACCTCGGCCAGCCAAGTCTGGGCCGAACGGTATGACGTGGAACTGGTAGAGGCATTCGCAGTTCAAGACGCCATCGCGGAGAGGGTCGCAGGTGCGATTGAGCCGGAACTGCTGAAGACGGCATCACTCCCCGCGGCGGCGCAGCATACGGGAAACATGACAGCGTGGGAGATAGTGCGGCAGGGGACCTGGTATTTCCACCACGTTGGCCAGCAGACCCATCTGGCGGCACGAGAGCTATTCAGGCAGGCGTGTCGGCTCAACCCCGAACTTGCTGAAGCACATCTCTGGCTTGGTCGCGTGAGCGCCGGCATCGTCGCCTATGGATGGAGCGAGCACCCTTCGGAAGACATCAGGGAAGGGTTGAATGCCGCCTTCGCGGCAGTTCGGCTCGATGAAAAGAACCCGTACACACATTACGCGCTGGCGATCTGCAGCGCTTACTCGGATGCACCCGAACAGGCGGTCCTTGCCGCCGAAAGGGCGATCGAGATCAGCCCGAGTTTCGCCCTTGGCCACCTTGTCCTGGGAATGGCGGAACTCTTTAGGGGTAACGCGTCCAGTGCCATTGCGCCACTGGAACACGGCCTCATGTTGAATGCCAACGACCCTCAAAACTTCGTTTGGCTGAACCTGCTGGCGCTGGCCCACCTGTTTGCAGGCGACGGAACAAACGCGCTAGCTGCTGCCGTGAGAGCCCAAAAGGTGCGCCCTGCATGGCGGCCGGTCCAGGAAACGCTGGCCTGCTGCTATGCGACTGTCGGGCGTCTTGCAGAGGCTCGACAGTCGCGCGAGTTGATGAGCGAAATGGAGAACCCGCCAGGCGATGCTTTAGAGCCGCTAAGACAGCGCAATCCGCATTGGCAGGAACGATTGGCAGAATTGTTGAAGCAAATCCCGAGTGAGCCGCTTCCGACAGGAGCCGCGCATCAGGAGCTGCGGCAAAGGACGTTCGACTAG
- a CDS encoding TetR/AcrR family transcriptional regulator codes for MRPTKEQARENRQRIIETAAQLFRENGIHAVGIDAVMKGAGLTHGGFYGHFKSKDDLVAEAVSHAIRQGESADPAIPSLEAFAAAYLAPSHRDAVGDGCAVAALGPEIARLPAGQRGEITDYVRSRIALIGKLQEEAGQKPDRARAIRDLSSLVGALVMSRLVEDPDLSDEILEDTLRMVSSGTGENSGIR; via the coding sequence ATGCGCCCCACCAAGGAGCAGGCAAGGGAAAACAGGCAGCGGATCATCGAGACGGCTGCACAGCTGTTTCGCGAGAACGGTATCCACGCCGTCGGCATCGATGCTGTCATGAAGGGGGCCGGCCTGACCCATGGCGGCTTCTACGGTCATTTCAAATCGAAGGACGACCTTGTCGCCGAGGCCGTCTCCCATGCCATCCGGCAAGGCGAGAGCGCGGACCCTGCCATCCCCTCTCTCGAAGCCTTCGCCGCTGCCTATCTCGCGCCCTCGCATCGCGATGCCGTCGGAGATGGCTGCGCCGTCGCCGCGCTCGGCCCTGAGATCGCGCGACTGCCCGCCGGCCAACGTGGGGAGATCACCGACTACGTGCGCAGCCGGATCGCGCTGATCGGGAAACTTCAGGAAGAAGCCGGCCAGAAACCGGACCGCGCCCGCGCGATCCGCGACCTCTCGAGCCTGGTCGGCGCCCTGGTCATGTCACGCCTGGTGGAGGATCCGGATCTGTCGGACGAAATTCTCGAGGATACGCTTCGGATGGTCTCCTCCGGCACCGGAGAAAACTCGGGTATCAGGTAG
- a CDS encoding aldo/keto reductase: MRYRMFGRTGLRVSTLALGTGNFGTGWGYGSSRDEAKAVYDAYRAAGGNFIDTADQYQFGQSETMVGEFIAGEREDVVVATKFSLGATYGAGLHHTGNSRKAMVQSVEASLKRLGTDRIDLLWVHMPDGVTPIDEIARGLDDLVRSGKILYSGLSDFPAWRVATAATLADLRGWAPISALQLEYSLVERTAERELLPMAAAFGLGTVGWSPLGGGLLTGKYRKGETGRAQGLGVVIHGESDARKTATVDAVLAIAEEIGTAPGQVAIAWVLSKGTLPILGPRTPAQLADNLAAIDVKLSEDQIARLDAASAIVLGFPTMWWRQAPERLPAASWTSSIGRQCR; encoded by the coding sequence ATGCGCTACAGGATGTTCGGCCGCACCGGCCTTCGCGTTTCCACCCTCGCGCTCGGCACGGGCAATTTCGGCACCGGCTGGGGCTACGGGTCCAGCCGTGACGAGGCCAAGGCGGTCTACGACGCCTATCGCGCGGCCGGCGGAAATTTCATCGATACCGCCGACCAGTACCAGTTCGGCCAGTCCGAGACGATGGTCGGCGAATTCATCGCCGGCGAGCGTGAGGACGTGGTCGTCGCCACAAAATTCTCGCTGGGCGCCACATACGGTGCCGGGCTTCACCACACCGGCAACAGCCGCAAGGCGATGGTCCAGTCGGTGGAGGCGAGCCTGAAGCGGCTGGGCACCGACCGGATCGACCTCCTGTGGGTGCACATGCCCGATGGCGTGACGCCGATCGACGAGATTGCCCGGGGCCTCGACGATCTCGTTCGGTCCGGAAAGATCCTCTATTCAGGCCTCTCCGATTTCCCGGCCTGGCGGGTCGCGACGGCGGCGACGCTCGCGGACCTGCGCGGCTGGGCGCCGATCTCTGCCCTCCAGCTCGAATACAGCCTCGTTGAGCGCACGGCCGAACGCGAGCTCCTGCCGATGGCCGCCGCCTTCGGGCTTGGCACCGTCGGCTGGTCGCCGCTCGGCGGCGGGCTGCTTACCGGAAAGTATCGCAAGGGCGAGACGGGAAGGGCGCAGGGTCTCGGCGTGGTGATCCACGGCGAGAGCGACGCGCGCAAGACCGCGACCGTCGATGCGGTTCTCGCCATCGCGGAGGAGATCGGGACTGCGCCCGGCCAGGTTGCCATTGCCTGGGTTCTGTCCAAGGGGACGCTGCCGATCCTCGGGCCGCGTACGCCCGCGCAGCTCGCCGACAATCTTGCTGCCATCGACGTGAAGCTGAGCGAGGACCAGATTGCCCGCCTCGATGCGGCAAGCGCGATCGTCCTCGGCTTCCCCACGATGTGGTGGCGGCAAGCGCCGGAACGCTTGCCGGCGGCAAGCTGGACCTCATCGATTGGCCGGCAGTGCCGGTGA
- a CDS encoding ABC transporter ATP-binding protein has product MKPLLANSDFAASLLSARLIGFVWNVSGRHQIGVILISVLLFSIGTVPLELQRRIINIATEGGPFGMIALLTIVYGVLVVGEGLTKLLLNIYRNWISESATRWLRLHIFETARCIEDHPRPGFGEGVQLSIIVAEAEPIGSFVGDSLSQSCLQIGILCAVTGYLIYLQPMMALVTMVVFVPQLVFVPIIQGAINYRVVNKTSTMRDVSEGIVAAGGAFDSDGAQQMRVSTIFSISMGIYMLKFVMNFLMNLMSQIGYIGIFALGGYFVVKGKTEIGTVVAFVSGLGKIKDPWDDLVDWYRMLKITEAKYELVRKVTDANVPVASREEAASALELPQ; this is encoded by the coding sequence ATGAAACCATTGCTCGCCAACTCGGATTTCGCTGCAAGCCTGCTGTCGGCGCGTCTCATCGGCTTCGTCTGGAACGTCAGCGGTCGTCACCAGATCGGCGTCATCCTCATCTCGGTGCTGCTCTTCTCGATCGGCACCGTGCCGCTCGAGCTGCAGCGGCGCATCATCAATATCGCAACCGAGGGCGGCCCGTTCGGCATGATCGCGCTGCTCACAATCGTCTATGGCGTGTTGGTCGTCGGCGAAGGGCTGACCAAGCTTCTCCTCAACATCTACCGCAACTGGATCAGCGAGTCGGCGACGCGGTGGCTCCGCCTGCACATCTTCGAGACGGCAAGGTGCATCGAAGACCACCCGCGGCCCGGGTTCGGGGAAGGCGTCCAGCTGTCGATCATCGTTGCAGAGGCCGAGCCGATCGGGAGCTTCGTGGGCGACAGCCTGTCCCAGTCCTGCCTGCAGATCGGCATCCTGTGCGCGGTGACCGGCTACCTGATCTACCTGCAACCCATGATGGCCCTGGTGACGATGGTCGTGTTCGTGCCCCAGCTCGTCTTCGTGCCGATCATCCAGGGCGCCATAAACTACCGGGTGGTCAACAAGACTTCGACCATGCGCGACGTCAGCGAAGGCATCGTGGCGGCCGGCGGCGCGTTCGACAGCGACGGCGCACAGCAAATGCGCGTGAGCACGATCTTCTCGATCAGCATGGGCATCTACATGCTGAAGTTCGTGATGAACTTCCTGATGAACCTGATGTCCCAGATCGGGTACATCGGCATCTTCGCGCTTGGCGGCTACTTCGTCGTGAAGGGAAAGACCGAAATCGGCACCGTCGTCGCCTTCGTCTCGGGGCTCGGCAAGATCAAGGACCCCTGGGACGACCTCGTGGACTGGTACCGCATGCTCAAGATTACCGAAGCCAAATACGAGCTGGTCCGCAAGGTCACGGACGCGAATGTCCCTGTGGCCTCCAGGGAAGAAGCTGCGTCCGCGCTTGAACTGCCCCAGTGA
- a CDS encoding zinc-dependent alcohol dehydrogenase family protein, with the protein MRAMVLEETGGALKSVERPDPVPGAGEIAVRVEACAVCRTDLHVIDGDLPPPKLPLVPGHEIVGIVEAVGQGVPFERIGRRVGIPWLGQTCGRCPYCRTDAENLCDNPLFTGYTRDGGFATHAVASSDFAFDLDPDADAVSLAPLLCAGLIGWRSLKKAGEGRRIGIYGFGAAAHIITQVCVWQGRAVYAFTRDGDNEAQRFAMELGATWAGGSSEPAPVSLDAAIIFAPVGDLVPKALAAVRKGGHVVCGGIHMSDIPAMPYEILWGERSVASVANLTRSDAAEFLEVARQARVRTRTTAYPLAAANEALADLRAGRLSGAAVLVP; encoded by the coding sequence TTGAGGGCGATGGTTCTGGAAGAGACCGGTGGCGCTCTGAAGAGCGTGGAGCGTCCGGATCCGGTGCCGGGGGCGGGCGAAATCGCTGTCAGGGTGGAGGCCTGCGCGGTGTGCCGAACCGACCTGCACGTGATCGACGGCGACCTGCCTCCACCAAAGCTTCCGCTCGTTCCCGGGCATGAGATCGTCGGGATCGTCGAGGCCGTGGGGCAGGGCGTACCCTTCGAGCGGATCGGGCGGCGGGTCGGGATCCCGTGGCTCGGTCAAACCTGCGGGCGCTGCCCCTATTGCAGGACGGATGCGGAAAACCTCTGCGACAACCCGCTCTTTACCGGCTACACGCGCGACGGAGGCTTTGCCACCCATGCCGTTGCCTCCTCCGACTTTGCCTTCGACCTCGATCCCGACGCCGATGCGGTTTCGCTAGCACCGCTGCTGTGTGCCGGCCTCATTGGCTGGCGGTCGCTGAAGAAGGCGGGCGAGGGCCGGCGGATCGGGATATACGGCTTCGGCGCGGCGGCCCACATCATCACGCAGGTCTGCGTATGGCAGGGTCGCGCCGTCTATGCCTTCACCCGCGACGGGGACAACGAGGCCCAGCGCTTCGCGATGGAGCTCGGCGCGACATGGGCCGGCGGCTCAAGCGAACCCGCTCCCGTGTCCCTCGATGCCGCAATCATCTTCGCGCCGGTGGGCGATCTCGTACCGAAGGCGCTTGCGGCGGTGCGCAAGGGCGGCCACGTCGTCTGCGGCGGCATCCATATGAGCGACATTCCGGCCATGCCCTACGAGATCCTCTGGGGCGAGCGCAGCGTGGCGTCGGTAGCGAACCTCACGCGTTCCGACGCCGCCGAGTTCCTTGAGGTTGCGCGGCAGGCAAGGGTCAGGACCCGGACGACGGCCTATCCGCTGGCCGCGGCAAACGAGGCGCTCGCCGATCTGCGTGCGGGCAGGCTTAGCGGTGCCGCAGTGCTGGTACCGTGA
- a CDS encoding pyridoxamine 5'-phosphate oxidase family protein, translating into MFIKPMSYEDCVSLLESCRLGRLACSHEGQPYVVPIYYAFSNNMLYSFTMPGRKVDWMRENPKVCVQAEKHGGPSEWRSVVLYGRYRELPDTGQWHQQHMTAWSLLERYVNWWEPGGLKPDTQAIAGKSVHIFYAIEPTEITGRMAVERAS; encoded by the coding sequence ATGTTTATCAAGCCGATGAGTTACGAAGATTGCGTCTCGCTGCTCGAAAGCTGTCGATTGGGACGGCTCGCCTGTTCTCATGAGGGGCAGCCCTATGTCGTCCCGATCTACTACGCGTTCTCGAACAACATGCTCTACAGCTTCACCATGCCGGGGCGGAAGGTCGACTGGATGCGGGAGAATCCCAAGGTCTGCGTCCAGGCCGAAAAGCACGGCGGCCCGAGCGAATGGAGAAGCGTCGTCCTCTACGGCCGCTATCGGGAACTGCCCGACACCGGCCAGTGGCACCAGCAGCACATGACAGCGTGGTCGCTGCTCGAGCGCTACGTGAACTGGTGGGAGCCGGGTGGCCTGAAACCCGACACGCAAGCCATCGCCGGAAAATCGGTGCATATCTTCTACGCCATCGAGCCCACCGAGATCACCGGCCGCATGGCCGTGGAACGGGCGTCTTGA
- a CDS encoding heavy metal translocating P-type ATPase: MIVLPALSTSRAVLVAIACSGLVIGGALWMASGETAAEWAWTVATLPVLAALAVEIVTALRRGEVGLDLVAALSMSAALAFGEPLAGNVVALMYAGGQLLESYAEGRARREMTTLLGRVARTAMLHDGETLREVPVVDLKPKDLILVRHGEVVPVDGSLVSEIAVLDQSSLTGESVPVEKFNSDEILSGSTNVGNAFDLKTERSATDSTYANIVRLVSQAQESKAPSVRMADRFAVWFLLLTLLIAGVAWWVSGDRVRALAVLVVATPCPLILALPVAIISGMSRAAKLGVLIKGGEALETLAKVKAAVLDKTGTLTYGQARIVDIRTVEGWREDELLRLAASLDQASSHVIAEALVEGAHRRNLVLSTPTGVREAAGTGVSGTVEGRRVVIGGSRYVRENSTRGDPYALRQGVADDAAVVAVAVDGAVAGIILLADRLRPDAPAMLQAFREIGIERVVLASGDRKDVVASIARQLGITEAHGELDPVHKVELVKREAERCPVMMLGDGVNDAPALATATVGVAMGARGRRHRRRARASCCWSTGSTISSAQSGWRIAREG, from the coding sequence ATGATCGTCCTGCCCGCATTGTCGACCTCTCGCGCCGTGCTCGTCGCGATCGCCTGCAGCGGGCTGGTGATCGGCGGCGCTCTCTGGATGGCTTCCGGAGAGACGGCCGCTGAGTGGGCGTGGACCGTGGCCACGCTTCCCGTTCTCGCCGCACTGGCCGTCGAGATCGTTACGGCCTTGAGAAGAGGGGAGGTCGGGCTCGATCTGGTCGCGGCCCTCTCCATGTCCGCGGCTCTTGCCTTCGGCGAACCGCTCGCGGGAAATGTCGTGGCGCTGATGTATGCGGGCGGGCAGCTTCTTGAAAGCTACGCCGAGGGGCGTGCGCGCCGCGAGATGACCACCCTGCTTGGACGCGTCGCGCGCACTGCCATGCTCCACGACGGCGAAACGCTCAGGGAGGTGCCCGTCGTCGATCTGAAGCCGAAGGATCTCATACTGGTTCGCCACGGTGAGGTCGTCCCGGTCGACGGATCGCTCGTCTCCGAGATCGCCGTCCTCGACCAGTCGAGCCTTACCGGCGAAAGCGTGCCGGTGGAGAAGTTCAATTCCGACGAGATCCTCAGTGGTTCCACCAATGTCGGCAATGCCTTCGATCTCAAGACTGAGAGATCCGCCACGGACAGCACCTATGCCAATATCGTCCGGCTCGTCAGCCAGGCGCAGGAGAGCAAGGCGCCGAGCGTTCGCATGGCCGACCGCTTTGCCGTCTGGTTCCTGCTGCTGACGCTGCTGATTGCAGGGGTGGCCTGGTGGGTCTCGGGCGACCGCGTGCGCGCACTTGCAGTGCTCGTCGTGGCGACGCCCTGTCCGCTAATCCTAGCCCTGCCGGTCGCCATCATTTCCGGGATGTCGCGTGCGGCGAAGCTCGGTGTCCTCATCAAGGGCGGGGAAGCCCTGGAGACGCTCGCCAAGGTGAAGGCGGCGGTGCTCGACAAGACGGGGACGCTGACCTACGGCCAGGCGCGCATCGTGGACATCAGGACTGTCGAAGGCTGGCGGGAAGACGAGTTGCTGAGGCTCGCCGCCTCACTGGACCAGGCGTCGAGCCATGTGATCGCCGAGGCGCTGGTGGAAGGGGCGCACCGAAGGAACCTGGTGCTCTCCACGCCGACGGGCGTGCGCGAGGCCGCAGGGACCGGTGTCTCGGGCACCGTCGAGGGCCGGCGCGTCGTCATCGGCGGCAGCCGCTACGTGCGCGAAAACAGCACGCGCGGCGACCCCTACGCCCTGCGACAGGGCGTTGCCGACGATGCTGCGGTCGTCGCCGTCGCCGTGGATGGGGCGGTCGCCGGAATAATCCTGCTCGCCGACCGGCTAAGACCCGATGCACCGGCCATGCTGCAGGCCTTCCGGGAAATCGGCATAGAGCGGGTCGTTCTCGCTTCGGGGGACAGGAAGGACGTCGTCGCGTCGATCGCCCGCCAGCTCGGGATCACAGAGGCGCACGGCGAACTGGACCCTGTTCACAAGGTGGAACTGGTGAAGCGGGAGGCCGAGCGATGTCCGGTCATGATGCTCGGCGACGGCGTCAACGACGCTCCGGCGCTCGCGACGGCGACGGTGGGCGTCGCCATGGGGGCGAGGGGGCGGCGGCATCGTCGGAGAGCGCGGGCGTCGTGCTGCTGGTCGACAGGCTCGACAATCTCATCGGCGCAGTCAGGGTGGCGCATCGCACGCGAAGGATAG